A region of Channa argus isolate prfri chromosome 8, Channa argus male v1.0, whole genome shotgun sequence DNA encodes the following proteins:
- the tle2b gene encoding transducin-like enhancer protein 4 isoform X2 → MYPQGRHPVPLQPGQSFKFTVLETLDRIKEEFQFLQAQYHSLKLECEKLASEKTEMQRHYIMYYEMSYGLNIEMHKQAEIVKRLSAICAQIIPFLSQEHQQQVVQAVERAKQVTMAELNAIIGQQLQHLSHHAPGIPLTPHPSGLSLSAGGSGLLALTGALGVSAHLASKDERNHLDPEHLREGAPSRSKSVSSTDSQPTEERQGPSAGYSSSQGGAEAKRRRCDDKESLPPHSYDSDGDKSEDNLVVDVSNEEPNSPAGSPPHSPHGNGLDRAPTLRKELPGSSNAGEAPSTSNPRSPTPGKTKDPVQMDKSQSPLSKSGTPSPSHREALTPGAPGAPGPSTSCLRLVSKAATGADPLALRSPMSVPPGSYPAHFGVVSHAGLNGELASPGGFGGALTLSPQISAAASAYSRSPMVAYDSRSHLRAPGLSSSLPGSSGGKPAYSFHVSADGQMQPVPFPPDALLGPGIPRHARQIHTLNHGEVVCAVTISTSTRHVYTGGKGCVKVWDISQPGSKSPMAQLDCLNRDNYIRSCKILPDGRTLIVGGEASTLSIWDLATPTPRIKAELTSSAPACYALAISPDNKVCFSCCSDGNIVVWDLHNQTLVRQFQGHTDGASCIDISNDGTKLWTGGLDNTVRCWDLREGRQLQQHDFTSQIFSLGYCPTGEWLAVGMESSNVEVLHVSKPDKYQLHLHESCVLSLKFAYCGKWFVSTGKDNLLNAWRTPYGASIFQSKESSSVLSCDVSPDDKYIVTGSGDKKATVYEVVY, encoded by the exons GCGGAGATTGTCAAGCGCCTCAGTGCCATCTGTGCTCAGATCATCCCTTTCCTCTCTCAAGAG CACCAGCAACAGGTGGTCCAAGCCGTGGAGAGAGCCAAGCAGGTCACCATGGCTGAACTCAATGCCATTATCGGG cagcaactccAGCACCTGTCTCACCATGCCCCTGGCATCCCTTTGACGCCACACCCATCAGGCCTATCCCTGAGTGCAGGGGGCTCAGGTCTATTAGCGCTGACTGGAGCACTCGGAGTCTCAGCCCATCTTGCCTCTAAAGATGAGCGCAACCACCTTGATCCTGAACATCTCAGAG AGGGAGCACCCAGCAGG AGTAAGTCAGTGTCATCAACAGACAGTCAGCCCACTGAGGAGCGGCAGGGCCCATCTGCAGGCTATTCCTCCTCGCAGGGAGGAGCAGAGGCCAAGAGGAGGCGCTGTGATGACAAAGAGTCTCTCCCACCACACTCCTAT GACAGTGATGGAGACAAGAGTGAAGACAATCTCGTCGTGGATGTCTCTAATGAG GAGCCTAACTCTCCTGCGGGCAGCCCTCCCCATTCTCCACATGGAAACGGGTTAGACAGAGCCCCCACCCTAAGAAAAGAGCTCCCAGGCTCTTCAAACGCAGGAGAGGCCCCCTCCACCTCAAACCCCCGCAGCCCCACCCCAGGGAAGACCAAGGATCCTGTACAG ATGGATAAGTCCCAGTCTCCACTGTCCAAGTCTGGCACTCCATCACCATCCCACCGTGAGGCCCTTACTCCTGGAGCACCAGGAGCCCCTGGTCCCAGCACCTCCTGCCTTCGCCTTGTCAGCAAAGCAGCAACTGGTGCAGACCCCCTTG CTCTCCGCAGTCCCATGTCTGTGCCCCCTGGTTCATACCCGGCTCATTTTGGCGTGGTGTCCCACGCAGGACTGAATGGGGAGCTGGCCAGCCCAGGAGGTTTCGGTGGGGCTTTAACTCTTTCTCCCCAAATCAGCGCAGCAGCCAGCGCGTACTCCAGAAGCCCCATG GTGGCATACGACTCTCGGTCTCATCTGAGGGCCCCAGGACTGTCCTCCTCTCTGCCTGGCTCCTCTGGTGGCAAGCC CGCCTACTCGTTCCATGTGAGCGCAGACGGACAGATGCAGCCAGTGCCCTTTCCTCCTGACGCTCTGCTGGGACCGGGAATCCCTCGCCACGCCCGGCAGATCCACACCCTGAACCACGGAGAGGTGGTGTGTGCCGTCACCATCAGCACCTCGACTCGCCACGTCTACACTGGAGGAAAGGGCTGTGTCAAAGTGTGGGACATCAGCCAGCCGGGCAGTAAAAGCCCCATGGCCCAGCTGGATTGTCTG AACAGGGATAACTACATCCGTTCTTGTAAAATCCTTCCTGATGGAAGAACCTTGATCGTTGGTGGGGAGGCCAGCACGCTGTCAATCTGGGATTTGGCCACACCCACTCCTCGCATCAAGGCAGAGCTGACATCGTCTGCTCCTGCCTGCTATGCCCTGGCCATCTCCCCTGACAACAAGGTCTGCTTTTCCTGCTGCAGCGATGGCAACATAGTCGTCTGGGACCTTCACAACCAGACACTGGTCAG GCAATTCCAGGGCCACACAGACGGAGCAAGCTGCATAGACATCTCCAACGATGGCACCAAACTGTGGACCGGAGGGCTGGACAACACAGTCCGCTGCTGGGACCTCCGAGAAGGACGCCAGCTCCAGCAGCACGACTTCACCTCGCAG aTCTTCTCTCTGGGCTACTGTCCGACAGGCGAGTGGCTGGCTGTGGGAATGGAGAGCAGTAACGTGGAAGTCCTGCACGTCTCCAAACCTGACAAGTACCAGCTTCACCTGCATGAGAGCTGCGTTCTTTCACTGAAGTTTGCCTACTGTG gcAAGTGGTTCGTGAGCACAGGAAAAGACAATCTCTTGAATGCATGGAGGACACCATATGGAGCTAGTATTTTCCAG TCCAAGGAGTCTTCATCTGTGCTGAGCTGTGATGTCTCTCCGGACGACAAGTACATAGTGACGGGCTCTGGGGACAAGAAGGCCACAGTGTACGAGGTGGTGTACTGA
- the tle2b gene encoding transducin-like enhancer protein 4 isoform X1 → MYPQGRHPVPLQPGQSFKFTVLETLDRIKEEFQFLQAQYHSLKLECEKLASEKTEMQRHYIMYYEMSYGLNIEMHKQAEIVKRLSAICAQIIPFLSQEHQQQVVQAVERAKQVTMAELNAIIGQQQLQHLSHHAPGIPLTPHPSGLSLSAGGSGLLALTGALGVSAHLASKDERNHLDPEHLREGAPSRSKSVSSTDSQPTEERQGPSAGYSSSQGGAEAKRRRCDDKESLPPHSYDSDGDKSEDNLVVDVSNEEPNSPAGSPPHSPHGNGLDRAPTLRKELPGSSNAGEAPSTSNPRSPTPGKTKDPVQMDKSQSPLSKSGTPSPSHREALTPGAPGAPGPSTSCLRLVSKAATGADPLALRSPMSVPPGSYPAHFGVVSHAGLNGELASPGGFGGALTLSPQISAAASAYSRSPMVAYDSRSHLRAPGLSSSLPGSSGGKPAYSFHVSADGQMQPVPFPPDALLGPGIPRHARQIHTLNHGEVVCAVTISTSTRHVYTGGKGCVKVWDISQPGSKSPMAQLDCLNRDNYIRSCKILPDGRTLIVGGEASTLSIWDLATPTPRIKAELTSSAPACYALAISPDNKVCFSCCSDGNIVVWDLHNQTLVRQFQGHTDGASCIDISNDGTKLWTGGLDNTVRCWDLREGRQLQQHDFTSQIFSLGYCPTGEWLAVGMESSNVEVLHVSKPDKYQLHLHESCVLSLKFAYCGKWFVSTGKDNLLNAWRTPYGASIFQSKESSSVLSCDVSPDDKYIVTGSGDKKATVYEVVY, encoded by the exons GCGGAGATTGTCAAGCGCCTCAGTGCCATCTGTGCTCAGATCATCCCTTTCCTCTCTCAAGAG CACCAGCAACAGGTGGTCCAAGCCGTGGAGAGAGCCAAGCAGGTCACCATGGCTGAACTCAATGCCATTATCGGG cagcagcaactccAGCACCTGTCTCACCATGCCCCTGGCATCCCTTTGACGCCACACCCATCAGGCCTATCCCTGAGTGCAGGGGGCTCAGGTCTATTAGCGCTGACTGGAGCACTCGGAGTCTCAGCCCATCTTGCCTCTAAAGATGAGCGCAACCACCTTGATCCTGAACATCTCAGAG AGGGAGCACCCAGCAGG AGTAAGTCAGTGTCATCAACAGACAGTCAGCCCACTGAGGAGCGGCAGGGCCCATCTGCAGGCTATTCCTCCTCGCAGGGAGGAGCAGAGGCCAAGAGGAGGCGCTGTGATGACAAAGAGTCTCTCCCACCACACTCCTAT GACAGTGATGGAGACAAGAGTGAAGACAATCTCGTCGTGGATGTCTCTAATGAG GAGCCTAACTCTCCTGCGGGCAGCCCTCCCCATTCTCCACATGGAAACGGGTTAGACAGAGCCCCCACCCTAAGAAAAGAGCTCCCAGGCTCTTCAAACGCAGGAGAGGCCCCCTCCACCTCAAACCCCCGCAGCCCCACCCCAGGGAAGACCAAGGATCCTGTACAG ATGGATAAGTCCCAGTCTCCACTGTCCAAGTCTGGCACTCCATCACCATCCCACCGTGAGGCCCTTACTCCTGGAGCACCAGGAGCCCCTGGTCCCAGCACCTCCTGCCTTCGCCTTGTCAGCAAAGCAGCAACTGGTGCAGACCCCCTTG CTCTCCGCAGTCCCATGTCTGTGCCCCCTGGTTCATACCCGGCTCATTTTGGCGTGGTGTCCCACGCAGGACTGAATGGGGAGCTGGCCAGCCCAGGAGGTTTCGGTGGGGCTTTAACTCTTTCTCCCCAAATCAGCGCAGCAGCCAGCGCGTACTCCAGAAGCCCCATG GTGGCATACGACTCTCGGTCTCATCTGAGGGCCCCAGGACTGTCCTCCTCTCTGCCTGGCTCCTCTGGTGGCAAGCC CGCCTACTCGTTCCATGTGAGCGCAGACGGACAGATGCAGCCAGTGCCCTTTCCTCCTGACGCTCTGCTGGGACCGGGAATCCCTCGCCACGCCCGGCAGATCCACACCCTGAACCACGGAGAGGTGGTGTGTGCCGTCACCATCAGCACCTCGACTCGCCACGTCTACACTGGAGGAAAGGGCTGTGTCAAAGTGTGGGACATCAGCCAGCCGGGCAGTAAAAGCCCCATGGCCCAGCTGGATTGTCTG AACAGGGATAACTACATCCGTTCTTGTAAAATCCTTCCTGATGGAAGAACCTTGATCGTTGGTGGGGAGGCCAGCACGCTGTCAATCTGGGATTTGGCCACACCCACTCCTCGCATCAAGGCAGAGCTGACATCGTCTGCTCCTGCCTGCTATGCCCTGGCCATCTCCCCTGACAACAAGGTCTGCTTTTCCTGCTGCAGCGATGGCAACATAGTCGTCTGGGACCTTCACAACCAGACACTGGTCAG GCAATTCCAGGGCCACACAGACGGAGCAAGCTGCATAGACATCTCCAACGATGGCACCAAACTGTGGACCGGAGGGCTGGACAACACAGTCCGCTGCTGGGACCTCCGAGAAGGACGCCAGCTCCAGCAGCACGACTTCACCTCGCAG aTCTTCTCTCTGGGCTACTGTCCGACAGGCGAGTGGCTGGCTGTGGGAATGGAGAGCAGTAACGTGGAAGTCCTGCACGTCTCCAAACCTGACAAGTACCAGCTTCACCTGCATGAGAGCTGCGTTCTTTCACTGAAGTTTGCCTACTGTG gcAAGTGGTTCGTGAGCACAGGAAAAGACAATCTCTTGAATGCATGGAGGACACCATATGGAGCTAGTATTTTCCAG TCCAAGGAGTCTTCATCTGTGCTGAGCTGTGATGTCTCTCCGGACGACAAGTACATAGTGACGGGCTCTGGGGACAAGAAGGCCACAGTGTACGAGGTGGTGTACTGA